A stretch of the Kushneria konosiri genome encodes the following:
- a CDS encoding serine/threonine protein kinase: MAHPFEQLDPARIVAAIEAQGFYTEGEPFALNSYENRVFLWRDDQGQRFIVKFYRPDRLGDAAILEEHAFVDELYTAGCPVNRLWRNDLGNTLLHHDGFRLAIFYFVPGQAPELDNPEHLFALGGAIGRMHTVARQKPFVHRSILKPHAIALESLESIRASQWLNARQRRAHEQISQALLDMLPEKAWPDDAFQRVHGDCHLGNILGREEHFTLVDFDDCVMAPAVQDLWMLLTGEDEPSWQAQLVELIEGYEEHCTLDRRQLGWIEQLRTLRLVRYSAWLVERWSDPAFPRAFPWLASENYWDQHIRTLEQQRVALSSPRWLA; encoded by the coding sequence GTGGCTCATCCCTTTGAACAGCTCGACCCGGCGCGCATTGTCGCCGCCATAGAAGCACAGGGCTTTTATACCGAAGGCGAGCCCTTTGCCCTTAACAGCTACGAAAACCGGGTCTTTTTGTGGCGCGACGATCAAGGCCAGCGCTTTATCGTCAAGTTCTATCGACCTGATCGTCTGGGGGATGCCGCCATTCTGGAAGAGCATGCCTTTGTTGATGAGCTTTATACCGCCGGGTGTCCGGTCAATCGGCTCTGGCGAAATGATCTGGGCAATACACTGCTTCACCATGATGGCTTTCGACTCGCCATCTTTTATTTCGTGCCGGGTCAGGCGCCCGAGCTGGATAACCCCGAGCATCTGTTTGCGCTGGGAGGCGCCATTGGGCGAATGCACACCGTTGCCCGACAAAAGCCCTTCGTGCATCGATCCATCCTGAAGCCCCATGCCATCGCGCTTGAGAGCCTTGAAAGCATTCGTGCCAGCCAATGGCTCAATGCCCGTCAGCGTCGCGCTCATGAGCAGATCAGTCAGGCGCTACTGGATATGCTGCCCGAGAAGGCCTGGCCGGATGACGCCTTTCAGCGTGTTCATGGCGACTGCCATCTGGGCAATATTCTGGGGCGGGAGGAGCATTTTACGCTGGTGGATTTTGACGACTGCGTCATGGCGCCAGCGGTTCAGGATCTCTGGATGCTGCTGACCGGAGAGGATGAGCCTTCCTGGCAGGCGCAGCTGGTGGAGCTGATCGAAGGGTATGAGGAGCACTGTACGCTGGATCGGCGCCAGCTTGGCTGGATCGAACAGCTTCGAACACTGCGTCTGGTGCGATATAGTGCCTGGCTGGTGGAGCGCTGGAGCGACCCGGCTTTCCCCCGCGCCTTTCCCTGGCTTGCCAGCGAAAATTACTGGGATCAGCACATCAGAACCCTCGAACAACAGCGTGTCGCGCTATCGTCACCTCGGTGGCTGGCGTGA
- the folE gene encoding GTP cyclohydrolase I FolE: MSQEMENHYREILSALGEDPEREGLQDTPARAAKAMQFLTHGYQQSLEDIVNGAVFSSDTDEMVIIKDIELYSMCEHHMLPFIGKCHIGYLPRGKVLGLSKFARIVDMYARRLQIQEELTRQIASAVLDATDARGVGVIVEARHMCMMMRGVQKQNSSMKSSVMLGDFRDNLSTRQEFLTLVHN, encoded by the coding sequence ATGAGTCAGGAGATGGAAAATCACTATCGCGAGATCCTTTCGGCGCTGGGTGAAGACCCCGAGCGTGAAGGGCTTCAGGACACACCGGCACGCGCTGCCAAGGCCATGCAGTTCCTGACGCATGGCTATCAGCAAAGCCTTGAAGATATCGTCAACGGTGCAGTGTTTTCATCGGATACCGATGAGATGGTGATCATCAAGGACATCGAGCTCTACTCGATGTGCGAGCACCATATGCTGCCCTTTATCGGCAAGTGCCATATTGGCTATCTGCCGCGCGGCAAGGTACTGGGGCTTTCCAAGTTTGCCCGTATCGTGGACATGTATGCGCGTCGCCTGCAGATCCAGGAAGAGCTGACGCGCCAGATTGCCAGTGCTGTGCTCGATGCCACCGATGCCCGCGGTGTTGGCGTGATTGTCGAGGCGCGCCACATGTGCATGATGATGCGCGGCGTTCAAAAGCAGAACTCGAGCATGAAAAGCTCCGTCATGCTGGGAGATTTCCGTGACAACCTGTCGACACGTCAGGAGTTCCTGACCCTCGTCCATAACTGA